In one Desulfuribacillus stibiiarsenatis genomic region, the following are encoded:
- a CDS encoding (2Fe-2S)-binding protein: protein MDELSQEIKDKLTKTCLCNGITRATIKKTIKEGADSLEKVKHSTKAGSGTCKGNRCDYKIIELLKQDQDND from the coding sequence TTGGACGAGTTAAGTCAGGAAATAAAAGATAAACTTACAAAAACATGCCTTTGTAATGGGATTACAAGAGCAACCATAAAAAAGACAATCAAAGAAGGGGCAGATTCTCTTGAAAAGGTGAAACACTCTACGAAAGCTGGTTCAGGCACCTGTAAAGGAAATCGATGTGATTATAAAATTATCGAACTATTGAAACAAGACCAAGATAATGATTAG
- the htpG gene encoding molecular chaperone HtpG — protein MAKKQFKAESKRLLDMMIHSIYTHREIFLRELISNASDAIDKIYYKALTDDSLTFSKDSYYIRITADKDQRTLTISDSGIGMTKEELEENLGVIAKSGSLAFKKDNEIKDGYDIIGQFGVGFYSAFMVADVVTVISKALGSEQAYKWESKGADGYTMEASDKESIGTDIILKIKENTEDEKYDEYLDQYRLKAIIKKYSDFIRYPIKMDITGRRPKADQENEYEDYTEEQVVNSMVPIWRKNKNELTPEDYENFYTEKRYGFDKPIKHVHISVDGAVRYNAILFIPESIPFDYYTKEYEKGLELYSNGVLIMSKCADLLPDYFSFVKGMVDSEDLSLNISREMLQHDRQLKLIAKNIKNKIKSQLLSLLKDEREQYDLFYDSFGRQLKYGVYSDYGSNKEDLQDLIMFYSSKEKKLVTLDEYVSRMPEDQKFIYYASGESIERIEKLPQIELLTEKGFEILYFTDDIDEFAIRILTNYKEKEFKSVSSGDLGIEAEDKDNNTDTVQEENKELFSFMKEILADKVKDVRASKRLKSHPVCIATEGELTVEMEKILKSMPNSQNVKADKVLEINANHQVFQSLKNAFAQDKDKLSLYTNLLYNQALLIEGLQVNDPVEFTNDICKIMV, from the coding sequence GTGGCCAAAAAACAATTTAAAGCTGAATCAAAACGACTATTAGATATGATGATTCACTCGATTTATACTCATAGAGAAATTTTCTTAAGAGAGTTAATCTCAAATGCAAGTGATGCAATTGATAAAATCTATTATAAAGCATTGACGGATGATTCTTTAACATTCAGCAAGGATAGTTACTACATAAGAATCACAGCTGATAAGGATCAAAGAACGTTAACTATTTCTGATTCTGGGATTGGTATGACGAAGGAAGAGCTTGAGGAGAATCTTGGTGTCATTGCGAAGAGTGGCTCCTTAGCGTTCAAGAAAGACAATGAAATTAAAGATGGCTATGATATCATAGGTCAGTTTGGTGTTGGCTTTTATTCCGCATTCATGGTTGCTGATGTAGTAACGGTAATCAGTAAAGCACTTGGGAGTGAGCAAGCTTACAAGTGGGAATCTAAGGGTGCTGACGGATATACGATGGAGGCGTCCGATAAGGAGTCAATCGGTACAGATATAATTTTAAAAATCAAAGAGAATACAGAAGATGAGAAATATGATGAGTACTTAGACCAATATCGATTAAAAGCAATTATTAAGAAGTATTCTGACTTCATTCGCTATCCAATCAAAATGGATATTACGGGAAGAAGACCTAAGGCGGATCAAGAAAATGAATATGAGGATTACACAGAAGAACAAGTGGTCAATAGCATGGTGCCAATTTGGAGAAAGAACAAGAATGAGTTGACACCAGAGGATTACGAGAACTTCTATACAGAGAAACGTTACGGCTTTGACAAGCCTATCAAACACGTGCATATCAGCGTTGATGGCGCTGTTCGATATAATGCGATTTTATTTATCCCGGAGAGCATCCCATTTGATTATTATACGAAAGAGTATGAAAAGGGATTAGAGCTTTACTCAAATGGCGTGTTAATTATGAGTAAATGCGCGGACTTGTTACCTGACTACTTTAGCTTTGTTAAGGGAATGGTAGACTCAGAAGACCTTTCGCTTAACATCTCAAGAGAAATGCTACAGCATGATCGTCAACTGAAGCTTATTGCGAAAAATATTAAGAATAAGATTAAGAGTCAGCTTCTAAGCTTATTGAAGGATGAAAGAGAACAATACGATCTATTCTATGACTCGTTTGGAAGACAGCTGAAATACGGAGTATATAGTGATTACGGTAGCAACAAAGAAGACTTACAAGACTTAATCATGTTCTACTCTTCGAAAGAAAAGAAATTAGTCACCCTTGATGAATATGTGTCCAGAATGCCAGAAGATCAGAAATTTATTTACTACGCGTCTGGCGAAAGTATTGAACGCATTGAGAAGTTACCGCAAATCGAGTTGTTAACAGAGAAAGGCTTTGAAATCCTTTACTTTACAGATGACATTGATGAATTCGCGATTCGTATTCTGACGAATTATAAGGAAAAGGAATTCAAATCTGTATCCAGTGGCGATTTAGGGATTGAAGCTGAGGATAAGGACAACAACACAGATACGGTTCAAGAAGAAAATAAGGAACTGTTTTCGTTTATGAAGGAAATATTAGCGGATAAGGTGAAGGATGTACGTGCATCGAAACGCTTAAAGAGTCACCCTGTATGTATAGCAACAGAAGGTGAATTGACTGTGGAGATGGAGAAGATTCTCAAGTCCATGCCTAACAGCCAGAACGTAAAAGCAGATAAAGTGTTAGAAATTAATGCCAACCATCAGGTATTCCAATCACTGAAAAATGCATTCGCCCAAGATAAAGACAAGTTAAGTTTATACACGAATCTACTATACAATCAAGCATTGCTAATTGAAGGATTACAAGTAAACGATCCAGTAGAATTTACGAACGATATATGCAAAATTATGGTGTAA
- a CDS encoding STAS domain-containing protein → MYTVVMKHKEASIQILEYRVHLHNHMKLKQKLEELIDNGCNHISLDFRHVKYIDCTSIGMILSYHKRLECQNGQIHIVNIQSQHLLEIFSIMKLDEILRLEKSDLY, encoded by the coding sequence ATGTATACTGTAGTTATGAAGCATAAGGAAGCATCGATACAAATACTAGAGTATAGAGTTCATCTGCACAACCATATGAAACTGAAACAGAAATTGGAAGAGCTTATTGACAATGGATGCAACCATATTTCCCTAGATTTCCGTCATGTGAAATATATTGATTGTACATCCATAGGAATGATACTCTCATACCACAAAAGACTAGAATGCCAAAATGGGCAGATTCATATTGTCAATATTCAAAGTCAACATTTACTCGAGATATTCTCGATTATGAAATTAGATGAAATATTACGCTTAGAAAAATCTGATCTATATTAG